The nucleotide window agcagggcccCCTCTGCCCGCGGCAGCACCCAAGGAGAAGACGgcgggcaggggaaggggcggcggcggcgggaggacCGCTCGGGCCCGGGCCCGCACCCACCGCGGACTGTAACGGCCGCCAACCGCACCCAGGCTGGGACCCCTCACAGCACTGCCGGCctcagccccgccgccgcctaGCCTACCGTGCAcgctccccttcctccttcccccccgccccgctcccccggcacACGACCAGCGGAGCGGAGGCGATTAACGTTATTTATCGCCCCCTCCCCGCGCATTCCTCAGCGATCCCCCTCCACGCATGCGCACCCGTGGctgccgggcgggggggggggagagcacGGACTCCTTCCGCCTGCGCCCCGCCGCGCGCACGCGCGCTCGCCGCCGGGCGCCGCAGGCCCCACCCCCCGCGCCATCGCCGTCGCTGCCGGGCGCGCGCGCGGGGCTGTTTCCCTCCCCACGTGACATGGAGGCGGGGACGGGAAGGGAAAGGTCAGTGGCGACGCCGGCGGAGGGGGAGCGGAAGGTCAGGGCGCCGCGGAGCGGAAGTGGGAGCCGGAGCCCGTCCGCCATTGTGGGGAAGCGGAGCCCAGAGCAAGGGGGGAAGCGGCGCTGCGTCCGTCCGGCCGGCTCCTTCCAGCGGGAACCCGATCGGCGGCGGCAGCGAGCCCAGGCGGCGGCGACAatcaggcggcggcggcggggaggaggaggcggcggcggaggcgagcggcgcggcgggcgggcgggcgggcgagcgGCCCCGGCGTGCGGAATCACTCGAGGCCCAGGCGGAGCGGAGCGAGGGGATCGCGGCTCCCCGTGAAGAATGTCAGCCACCAGCGTCGACCAGGTACCGGCCGCGGagtggcggggggggcggccgcccgcTCCCTGCCCTTTTCTCTTCCCCGGCCCGTCGTTAGCCCCggcgcgggggggcggcggcggcggccgggcagCCACCTGCACCTTCCCTCGCCGCCGGGGCGGCGCGTTTCGcggcctcttccctccctccctccctccctctttccctctgcGCCGCCATAGGGAGCGGCGATCAATCGGAGCCGGCGGCGCCCGGGATGGCGGGCCCCTTTCCCAGCCCGGCAGCCCCTATTTATAACCGCTGATCCGCGCCAGAGCCGCTCCGCCTCCCCGCCCGCAGGGCCCGCCGGCGCTCAGCCCAGCCCCGCGCCTCCCGGCCCGCCGCCCTGCCGGCTCGGGCCCCCGCCCGGCCGGCCCCCTTTGTGCTCCCGGCCCGCCGGCGAGCCCTGCCCGGCCGAGCCCCTCCGGGCGCCCGTTTCCTCTCTGCGCTCCAGCAGAGCCGCGGTGCCGGGCTCCCCGCGGCGCCCGGCTCCCTCTCCTCGCCCCTGCGCACCCCTGATTCTTTCTGGCTCCTCGTCACCGCATCCTTTCGCTTCgtgcctttctctctcctcaccCACCACTTCTCTCTTCGGgcctctgctttctgctcctTCCCCGCGGCCTCCGCTTCTTCCAGCTGTTCTCCTCTGTTTCCCTCCGTGCGCTGTGCTGCACTTTTTTAGTCGGTTTTTCGCGGAGCTTAGAGTacgttggtttgttttttttttaatctttgttagGCCTCTGCTGACCTTTTATTTCTGGCTGGAAGCTATTTTGTCTTGGTCTCTGCTTCCTCCATGGGCCTCTGCCACTCCTCAAAAGTTTTGGCCCTGCAGTCCCCTGcccccttttattttctctctgtgcctttaatgttttgtttcttttgtctctgtgcGTGCTCTCTAGTTTCCTTTTATGCACTTATTTCGAGCTCATTGATCTCTTAGCTTTTCACTGCTCTGTCTTCCACGAAGGCAGGCTGCTTCTTCCCAACTTTCTTAGTACCATGTCTCTTGTTGGTCTGTGCATGCCTTTGTGTCTGGATTAGGTTCGTCCCAAAAGATGAGTTGGGGTTTTTAAGGttacagagatttttctctggtttgggGAGAAGGAGGTGACTAACCAGTGCAGCTTTAGATGGAGCAGTGTTAAAACAGTCTTATGATAACTCTGAGGCAGGTGCACCTGAAAGCAAGATGGAGGTGGTTGCCTTCTAAACTTTCAAACCTCTGAATACTGAGTTTTTCAGGACTAAAAATTGTTAGAGAGTGACGGAGCCTGGAGACTCACTTGTTCTTAGTTGTACATATGTGAGAAGATGAATTAGATTTTTCATGGGCTAGCATTTGTTTCTGTAAGCTATTTTATTTCGCTATAGAGGAATTAAGGATACTGTAACTTGTACTGTTACAGTGATTCTTAGTGCATGACAGATTAACAGTGTTTTGTAATGActaatcctaaaaaaaaaaaaaaaatcctccttaAGGTATTATTTCCTTGTGTGAAAGCTACATACAGACTGTATCATTTTCTCAATGTAATTGCCTAGATGAGGAGTGCACAACTTGTAGTTCAGCTTACCATATCAATGTATATTCTTTTGTATATCTAAAAAGCAAGGCATTGTTGGTTATTCTCTGATAAGTACCCATCAGTCAACTTAAAAGATGATATATGATAATGAAGTTCTAATGAAGTTCTACTACTGGCAGTAATCTTAAGCTGCTaactttctttgttcttttactCTATGCTTTGTTTATTGCTTATATTTCTTGGGGAGGGGTGGCAATCAAAATTCATCTGTTGTTCAGGTTTTCAACACCATTTAAGCTTAATGTGCTGTAAAAGACTAGATTATTTCAATGTTTTTTGGTGaaattttttcaattttagaattattgtgttggggtttttgtaaTATGTTATATGACATTATTTTATATagtataatatttttataatagcatgtttttaataatattttaagctGATATTTAAGTTGAAAAGGGCAGAATTGGCAAATAAATGGAATTACCCTGAAGTAAACATTAGAGGATTCTAACCgaacttgctttgcttttttttccactttcctaTATACAGAGACCTAAAGGACAGGGAAATAAAGGTAAGTTgatttcttgtatttctgcaTAAAACTCTAATTTTGCTGTTTATGGAGATTAATATGTCTTCAGACAATTGTGGGATGAGAATGTAGCTATAGGATGTCTTTTATTTCAGAGCAAGATGACAGGAAATTGTGTGCCAAAATGTTATTTCCCAGCTTTTTTACTGTGGCACAGTGGTACAtcaatttaaattattttattttgcaaatgaagATTAATGTCACAAGTCAGATGATAACATAGCTATTTCTTTTTAGCTGACTTTGTGATATGCTTGTATAATCACTTTGAGAGTACACCTTGGGCCTTTCTGTGCAGCGAGTAGAATCAGTGTACTAGAATCATCAGGAAGAATCTTTTGAGCAGCTTCCTTAGCTTGCGAGGCAATAGCCATGTGACTATTTAGTTACTCATATCTGTGAGCAGAACACATCACCTTCCTTATTCTCAGAAATTTGGTGggcttttctcttcattttagcGTCAGTATAGAATATTCTCTTGGTGTTTGTAGGCCTTctgcttttctacttttttcatgtttctgtcaACATCTTAGTTTTTTAAATACCATACTCAATGGGGTTTCTTCTCTCCCACAGAAACAAGGAACTAACTGCTTAATATTCTTCTCTCTCAAATTCTTGGCAAGTCTGTTGTAAACAGTATCTCAGATTATATCTTGCAATTTATTTCTGGTCTGGAATTTGTTATCTTTCATATAAAGACTAATGTTCTATTTGGGAATTCTTTTTGCCTGATCACTACACTTGTGTCCATTTAATTCTTAGGTGCTTAGCAAAGCTGAGCTATAGAATAGCATGCACACAGCTATCTTCGTGTGTTAATATGCTTATTATTTCTTCAAGCAGTCAGGAAActgatgtgttttgttttgggttttgtttggtttggtggtttttgttttgttttgggtttttttttttttttgagctcaTATACTCTTTGCCCCCGCTGTTCATTATCTGATCTGAACTAATCTAATTCTTCTCTGTGAACTGTCACTTAAGGTTATCCGCAGTGTATTTATTCTATTATTATGCCTACGTGCAGATTATCTGCTTCTTATTACATATATTGCTTACAAGGTAGCACATGGTTCCTGAATCTTGCTGAATTTGGCCTgttccttttaatttctcttcattcagggaaaaataaacttgTGTTTACCTCCTTAGACCTTCTCAGTTTGGTCATTTTTGATTACTTGTTCTCTCATATTCTAATactgctaccttttttttttttttttttgttgcccCAAACTGAAGCTTTTAACTATTTCTTTGTGTCTTTGAAATAGTTTGTGTTTATACCTTCCTACTTGGCCTTAAATGAGAGGAAAAGTCAGATTTATTTTAGCAAGTAGTTTGTGGTTTCACGTTCTTTGAATTACCATATCTCAGTTTTAGTGAGGTTAGAGATGCACCTATTAGAGAATCATACATGTAGTTTTTGAACTATACTCCATATGTATGAATTGCAGTGAAAGTATTAAGCATTTCTGTTTGGGTGTTACGTTGCAGATTGTTTAGTAGTGAAAATGCACAAGTCAGCTTTACTTTAACTTATTTATGTTAGCGTATTTTTGTGTGCTATAATTTGTAAATGCTGCAGAATGTTTGAATCAAAACACATCTCTTGGTTTGCTATGTAACGATgagatttttgcatttctgaactTGGATTTTTATGGAGTGCATCCTTTTAAATAATGGATACTTACTATGTATTCTTTTGGTGAGACTATGACCTAAATGAAAACTATAGTGAAACAAAATGGTAATCTCCTCTATTCTGTTAAATTATTTGGTATAACGTCTATTTAATGAAACTGCTATGATTTAGCATTACATTAAGGGGCTAGGAGATTAACAATGGTAGCACAGTGTAGCACGAGTGGTTCGCTTTGGGTTAGAGATTTTTTCAAGAGGATAGATTAAATCTGTATCAGCAATCCTTACTGACCACATGTTAGCAGACAGTAATCTTTTTTCAGGTGTCATGATAGGTCCCAGCTTAAAGGAGCTTCTTCGACAGAAGATGTTATACTGAGTTAACAGACTACTCTGAAGTTGGTTCTGTGCATAAGAGTAATAATGTTAGAGGATGGTAAAAAGGTTACTGTCCACATGTCTGGTAGAGCATATGAGAGGACGTGAGTGAGCAGTGTAAGAGGTGTATGCATGGAAATAGAGTACTTTTCatattgaaacaaaaaatactaGACCTGCAAATGACATTGGGAGGTAGCTTATTTGTATTGTctaggaaaatgtttttgatgcTTTATTCTAGTCGATTATAAATTGGTATACAGTGCTGTTTGCCTTGACCAGAATTTGTGGGATTGAAGTTCTAGTGTGTAGAACAGTACTGTCCACCTGTTGTGTCAGATGCTAATGTTGGTATTTCAGAGATTTGAATGAGTAAAATATCCTGTCTTGAAAGTTTTCTTATTCTAATTGTCAACTACTATACAGTTGACATAAAACATCAGAACTGACATCAATCAAATGACGTCTTACAGTGGCGTGGTGATAGGGAGAAACTGGCACTCCcaatactccttttttttttttcccccccttttcttttgtttgttgtgCCAGTGTATCACACCTGTGATAGGAAAGTGCTGACTTGTGtttacacacatatatgtataaataaaaattttggttttgtagtAGGCGTAAACATAAGCATTAGGTTTAAAACAAGAATGAAATGTTCATGTTTCATTTAGTGTTTATTCTCCACATTAATTAACGTGTAACGGCTTCTtctaatgaaaattttattcttATGCCTTTGGCCGTCATTTGTGCATTTTGCAAGTGGTTATTCAAAGGATAGTAGCAGTTAAAAGAATATAAGCTTTAAGTTCCTTTATTTGATGAGTTGTTTTTTCCCAATATCTAATTACACTGTATGTTTTCACAGTGTTTGCAGAAGTATACAGTATTTTCAGGATTGGATTGATACAGATGTTTTTAGTAACTGTAGATTAGTTTCGATTAGTATTCTTCATCACTGCCCTGTTCAGTTGGAACACTTAATGTGAGATTTTGGGAATGAGGCATGTGTCTTAATCTGTTTGCTGTTGCTAAATGTGTGTGTGGGCTACCTTCTTCATTATTAACACGTTACGTAAAGGTAGAATGAAAAGccaaagaaacaaacttctaGTAACGctatttcactggaaaatatatatatttactagGAAAGATGTCAGTATAGAACTCTTGAGTCACTGACTTAAGATCTCAATACAGAataaataagaaggaaaatacatttaGAAGAATATTCTGTGTTAGTTGTAatgacagacaaaaaaaaatttctgtcttAAGTGACCTTTAGATACCTCTGAAACAATAAACACAGCAGATGCATGTTTTATGAAGATTAGCTGTCAGTATGAGGAGATTAATTTTGATAGGATTCTAGTCTTGACATGCAGCTGTTTATTCCTTTATTTGTGGTTGCATACTTTTAAGAAACTTGTATGCCTCCATCTATGTTTTTCATTATAACAGAATTCTATTTAACATTTGTGCTCTCCTAGTATTTAGTCAAGTCTAAGCAATGGGCATGGCATGGACAAAAGATTTTGAGGTTCATCCCATGTGTGACTGGGCCAAATATAAAGAATATAGCGTTCCAGCTCATTAATATGTTACCATTGTGTGGAAATTCAGGATGATTAATGACCTTAACTGAAACTCcttatttagggaaaaaaaaccaaatccaacacctaatgttaatttaaatttgGTATTTAATCTAGAAATACTGTTCTGTCAGGTTTTAAAACCCATTGTGCTCACCATTGCTGGTCATACTTGGCTGTAGCTAGTATACAAACGCACTGTGCCAGTTTGTAATAACTGAAGTGTCAAGTGTTCTGACTCTTAAAACTCCAGGAAGACATTCAAAACACAagttgcttgatttttttttttcccagctgcttgctttgaaaaaaaaaaaatcttctgttgttttgtgTTAAATTATgaattttcagctctttttaCTGCTgtctgaaattaatatttttttccagaattttggTTATTCCTTGTGATTATATCTATCCCTTTGTCATTTTTTCAGCTAGCTTCATTGCCTGAAGGCAGTTTGGTTTAGAGGTATTCAAGTCAAATGTGAAAAAAGTTGAAGTGACTTGGTCCAGGCACCACTTGGTTTGCAATGTGAACTTTGGGTGGCAGaaccacccccccgccccaatgaaacagaaaaaaacgCACTCTTAAACACTACTTCCAACACAGTTGAAGGTTTAGTTACGTGGTTGTATATACCTTTCAGAAGTTTTTGCTAGAAGAGGGAGACTGCAGAGTCAGCTCTTAACTCAGTGTCTCCAGCTGTCAGAAAATCTGCTGTTTTAACTTTTGCTGTTGTGGTTTCTCAGTGCACCTTACTGATCACTCTAAAACTTGTCTGTTTGTTGTTTGgcttgtttgttggttttgtttgtttgttttgtttttttttcactgaaccTGCTtgataaataagaaaaaaaccttgtaTTTGGAACagcagtaatttatttttgagaagAGGTCTTCATCTTCAAGTTGTATAATTGCAAATTGCTGGTTTAAgtccctgctctgctttgcaCCATGGGAAACAATGGAACTTAGTAGAAATTTGTGCAACTTGACTTTGTTTGAATAGTAGCCTGGGGGAGGGTGGAGAGACGCTTCAAGTAATTTGGGCAACTGGAAAATCCCAGGTAGGTGTAATGCCTTAGATGAAATTAAAGGTAATAGGAGGCCAAGAAGAGCAGGTGGGAAGAGATTCCAGTGTATAGTGGCATATATGTTGGGAAAGGATTGTAATCACCCTTGGGGACTTTAgctcttgtttctgttttgctgtgtaCCCTCTGAGCTTCAGAGATGCCGCTAATGCAGTACAGTGTAATATTTACGtaggaaatacagaattaaatagCTGAATAGTAGTGCCCTTTATGGTTGTCTTGGTGGGTAACTGACTTTTGTCCTGGCAGGATAATGTTGTATGTTGCAACTTTCCCTGAACCTATTGAATATGTCTGATCTGGTTGGTCTGCACATTTGCACTTGGTCTGGTACTTCTGGAAACGCTGGATTTACTGCCTGTGCAAATAAGGTGTGCCTATAGTTTTTCCTCTGTCTATGGAGCTCAGAAAAGAATAGTCAGGAGTAGTCTGCTCTGGTTGCCATCTTTCCAGACCTCTCCTGAGACTGATTGGGATCATCAATAGAATGagccattttctttaaatttagcAAAGTGATGCTTAACAGTAATATGTTCAGTCTCAACAAAGCACAAGTATTTCAATGTGCAGGTGATTAAGGAGTGTTGTCAAGATTAAAAGCACAACATAGATCTTCCAGAGAGTATACCTAATACAGATTTACTTTTAGTTTCAGTACAAAACGGTTCGATTCATCAAAAGGATGCAGTAAATGATGATGATTTTGAGCCATATCTAAGTAGTCAGACAAATCAGGTAAGTGAACATTGTTTACTATCTTGAATTAATTTTGGAGTTCAACTGACTTCCAGACTTCATTAATTTTAGGATGATATTTCTTAGCTAGCATTACTTACTTGCCTGAATATCCATTGAAATATAATTTGTGTCTTGTCTTGTCTTACCACATGATAACTTAAACTGGTAAAGTCTTTAATAATTCTGGAAAAGATTCAGATAAAAGCATGCTCTGATGTCTCCTGCTCTTATGTTTGTGCTCTGACTTCAGAAAGATGCAGTTACAAGaagcttgaggaaaaaaacaaacccagaaaacaaaacacaaaccccaaaacaaaaccccacaccttACGTTTACAATGAAATCATCATAAATGGGATGCAGTTAAGACAACAGTTTCATTGGCTCTGAGAAGATAGTAACTGCTTGAATGTGATTTCCTTTGAAGTTGGTAGAAGTAGCTCACAGTTGACGGCATAATAGATTGAAGCTTAATATTACTGGTATAACTCTTCTGCCAGGAAGTTAATGACTTGTTTCCAGAACTGTGAATTGTCTCTAGCCAAAAAGTTAGTACTCATTAAATTAAGTTGGTAAGTTATAGTGGTCTTGAGAGGGGGAGAAAGCGCAAGTTATTAAAAGGCATTGAGAATTTTGCTTgccttcccatttttttcaaataatacaTTAAGGAGGCATCAGGTAGAGGATGAtgatgtgcatttttttctccccccaaaacaacatCAAAAGTCATGTGGGGGTTGTCCTTCAAATGTCTTGGAGCTTTATCTTCTCAAGAAGTAAATGCTGTGACTTCCCAGGAGTCTTGGGAGTGGAATTTGAATTTAGCTAGCAAACTTTGTTCTACTAGGCCACAGATAGTACTTAATGCCTGTTCTCAATAGTGTGGAAATGTTACAGTTTGATTGTTCTGCCTGAAACAAACAGGCATCCTTTTATCCTTTTCACTATAATATTCTGGCAGGTGTCTCTAATTAGAAGTGAGAAATTTGATGAAACTAAGAATAGCAAAACTTTAAACTATAGTTGCACCTATTTTTCTCTATGAAACTGCAGTTGTTAtggcttgttttttaaagtagcttGTTATTTTCTTGATACTGTTGACATGGAGGCATCTTAAGCCTAGCTcagtaactgaaaataaagataaaatattacaaaaaatgatgctcttcagtgctttgaaaaggtctttggaggaaaaaatggcCATATCTAACAGATACCTTGTTCATCTTTTATGTTGGGAGGAATGGTGGAAGTTACAAATGCATTCATATAatcctgaaaaatgttttggactgtattacagggtttttttgcccttAGCATAATTGTCTATAttgctgatttttgttttattttcttgcagagTAACAGCTATCCACCAATGTCAGACCCATATATGCCTAGTTATTATGCTCCATCCATTGGATTTCCTTACTCTTTAGGCGAAGCAGCATGGTCAACTGCAGGCGACCCTCCAATGCCATACTTGACAACTTATGGACAGATGAGTAATGGTGAACACCATTACATACCCGATGGTGTATTTAGTCAACCTGGGGCATTAGGAAATACCCCTCCATTTCTTGGGCAGcatggatttaatttttttcctgggaatgcAGACTTCTCTACATGGGGGACAAGTGGATCTCAGGGACAATCAACGCAAAGCTCTGCTTACAGCAGCAGCTATGGCTATCCACCTAGTTCTCTTGGGAGAGCCATAGCAGATGGACAGGCTGGATTTGGGAGTGATACTCTGAGCAAGGTGCCTGGGATTAGCAGCATTGAGCAAGGCATGACTGGACTGAAAATTGGTGGAGATATGACGGCTGCTGTAACAAAAACTGTAGGTTCAGCTCTGAGCAGTACAGGTATGACAAGCATTGCAGCAAACAGCGTGCCCCCAGTTAGCAGTTCAGCACCTAAACCAACCTCGTGGGCTGCCATTGCAAGGAAGCCTGCTAAACCTCAGCCGAAACTCAAGCCTAAAGGTAATGTGGGCATTGGGGGCCCTGCTGTACCACCACCACCTATAAAACACAACATGAATATTGGAACTTGGGATGACAAAGGGTCAGTGGTAAAAGCACCCCCAGCCCAACCAGTACTGCCTCCTCAGA belongs to Haliaeetus albicilla chromosome 3, bHalAlb1.1, whole genome shotgun sequence and includes:
- the YTHDF3 gene encoding YTH domain-containing family protein 3, which produces MSATSVDQRPKGQGNKVSVQNGSIHQKDAVNDDDFEPYLSSQTNQSNSYPPMSDPYMPSYYAPSIGFPYSLGEAAWSTAGDPPMPYLTTYGQMSNGEHHYIPDGVFSQPGALGNTPPFLGQHGFNFFPGNADFSTWGTSGSQGQSTQSSAYSSSYGYPPSSLGRAIADGQAGFGSDTLSKVPGISSIEQGMTGLKIGGDMTAAVTKTVGSALSSTGMTSIAANSVPPVSSSAPKPTSWAAIARKPAKPQPKLKPKGNVGIGGPAVPPPPIKHNMNIGTWDDKGSVVKAPPAQPVLPPQTIIQQPQPLIQPPPLVQSQLPQQQPQPQQPQQQQGPQQQAQPHQLQQQQLQNRWVAPRNRGVGFSQNNGAGSENFGLGVVSVSSSPSGVEVHPVLEKLKAINNYNPKDFDWNLKNGRVFIIKSYSEDDIHRSIKYSIWCSTEHGNKRLDAAYRSLNGKGPLYLLFSVNGSGHFCGVAEMKSVVDYNAYAGVWSQDKWKGKFDVKWIFVKDVPNNQLRHIRLENNDNKPVTNSRDTQEVPLEKAKQVLKIIATFKHTTSIFDDFAHYEKRQEEEEAMRRERNRNKQ